The Pseudomonas protegens genome contains the following window.
GAGCTTAAGGACCACGACATCGCCTTCCTGCAATACACCTCCGGCTCCACCGCGCTGCCCAAGGGCGTGCAGGTCAGCCACGGCAACCTGGTGGCCAACGAATTGCTGATCCGCCGTGGTTTCGGCATCGACCTCAACCCGGACGACGTGATCGTCAGCTGGCTGCCGCTGTATCACGACATGGGCCTGATCGGCGGCCTGCTGCAACCGATCTTCAGCGGCGTGCCCTGCGTGCTGATGTCGCCGGCCTATTTCCTGGCCCGGCCGGTGCGCTGGCTGGAAGCGATCAGCGAATACGGCGGCACCATCAGCGGCGGTCCGGATTTCGCCTACCGCCTGTGCAGCGAGCGGGTCAGCGAATCGGCCCTGGAGCACCTCGACCTCAGCCGCTGGCGTGTGGCCTATTCCGGTTCCGAGCCAATCCGCCTCGACACCCTGGAAGGCTTTGCCGAGAAGTTCAGCGCCTGCGGTTTCAGCGAGCAGCATTTCCTCGCGTCCTACGGTCTGGCTGAAGCCACCCTGTTCGTCGCCGGTGGCGTGCGCGGCCAGGGCATCCCGGCCCTGCGCCTGGACGACCAGGCCCTGGCGCAGAACCGCGCCGAGCCGGGGGCGGGCAGCGCCATGATGAGTTGCGGTTTCAGCCAGCCTGAGCACGCGGTGCTGGTGATGGACCCACAGCAGCTCGGCGAATTGCCTGACAACCGCATCGGCGAAGTCTGGGCCGCCGGGCCGAGCATTGCCCACGGCTACTGGCGCAATCCCGAGGCCACGGCCAAGACCTTTGTCCAGCACGCTGGCCGCACCTGGCTGCGCACCGGCGACCTGGGTTTCCTGCGTGACGGCGAACTGTTCATCACCGGGCGCCTGAAGGACCTGCTGATCGTGCGCGGGCACAACCTGTATCCCCAGGACATCGAAAAAACCATCGAGTGCGAAGTGGAAGTGGTGCGCAAGGGCCGGGTGGCAGCGTTCGCGGTCAGCGACCAGGGCCAGGAAGGCATTGGCATCGCTGCGGAAATCAGCCGCAGCGTGCAGAAGATCCTGCCCCCCGAAGCGCTGATCAAGGCCATCCGCCAGGCCGTGGCCGAAGCCTGTCAGGAAGCGCCGAGCGTGGTGGTGCTGCTCAACCCCGGGGCCCTGCCGAAAACCTCCAGCGGCAAGTTGCAGCGTTCCGCCTGCCGCACACGGTTGGCCGATGGCAGCCTGGATCATTACGCGCTGTTCCCGCAGGCCGGTAGCGCAACAGCGGACGCGGTAGCAAGCACGGGTGACGCGCTGCAAACCCTGATCGGGCGGATCTGGCAGGAACAACTGCAATGCGCGGCAGTGGCCGCCGACGATCACTTCTTCCTCCTGGGGGGCAACTCGATTGCCGCCACCCAGGTCACGGCCCGCCTGCGCGAGGAACTGGGCCTGGAGCTGAGCCTGCGGTTGTTGTTCGAAGCGCCGACCCTGGGCGCCTTCAGCGCTGCCGTGGCGCGCCTGCAACAGGACGGCGGCGTGGCCCAGGGCAGCATTCAGGCCCTGTCGCGCCAGCAGCCGCTGCCCCAATCCCTGGCGCAGAACCGCCTGTGGATCACTTGGCAACTGGACCCGCACAGCAGCGCCTACAACATTCCCGGCGGCCTGCGCCTGCGCGGTGAGCTGGACGAAGACGCCCTGCGCGCCAGCTTCCAGCACCTGCTGCAACGCCACGAAGCGCTGCGCACGCGGTTCTTCGAGCGCGATGGCCAGGCCCTGCAACAGGTGGATGCCGCCGGCGAATTCAACCTGCAGGTGATCGATATCAGCGACCTGCCTGTGGCCGAGCGCGAAGCCCGTGCGTGGCAGATCCGCGAAGACGAAGCGCGCACCCAGTTCGACCTGGAAAAGGGCCCGCTGTACTGGGCGACCCTGATCCGCCTGGACGATGAAGAGCACCAGTTGCTGCTGACCCTGCACCACATCATTGCTGACGGTTGGTCGCTGAATGTGCTGATCGACGAGTTCTCCCGGCTCTACGCTGCCGCGGTCCAGGGCCAGCGCCTGGAGCTGGCGCCCCTGGCCCTGCAATACGCCGACTACGGCAGCTGGCAGCGCCAGTGGCTGGCCCAGGGCGAAGGCCAGCGCCAGCTGGACTACTGGAAGCAGCAACTGTCCGACGAGGCCCCGGTGCTCAGCCTGGCCACCGATCACCCGCGCTCGGCCCAGGTCCGCCACAGCGCCGCGCGCCACAGCCAGCGCCTCGGCGTGACCCTCAGCGAGGCCGTGCGCCAGACCGCCCAGGCCTGGCAGGTCACGCCGTTCATGTTGTTGCTGGCCACCTTCCAGACCCTGCTGCATCGATACAGCGGGCAGAGCGAGATCCGCATCGGCGTGCCCAACGCCAACCGCCCGCGCCTGGAAACCCAGGGCCTGCTGGGCTTCTTCATCAACACCCAGGTACTGCGCGGCCGGCTGGATGGGCGCCAGACCTTCGCCGAACTGCTGCAACAGACCCGCCGCAGCGTCCTTGAGGCCCAGGCTCACCAGGACCTGCCTTTCGAACAGTTGCTCGAAGCCTTCCCCGATGCCCGCGAGCAGGGCCTGTTCCAGGTCATGTTCAACCACCAGCAGCGCGACCTCAGCGCCCTGCGCCGCCTGCCCGGGCTGCTGGCCGAAGAGCTGCCGTGGCACAGCCGCGAGGCCAAGTTCGACCTGCAACTGCACAGCGAGGAAGACCGCAACGGCCGCCTGAGCCTGGCCTTCGACTACGCCGACGAGCTGTTCGAGGCGGCGACCATCGAGCGTCTGGCCGGGCACTTCATCAGCCTGCTGGAGCATGCCTGCCAGCAGCCGGACAGCGCCCTGGGCGACTTGTCGTTGCTCGGCAAGGCCGAAGCGGCGCAACTGCAACAATGGAGCGTGGCGCCTTGCGCGAGCGCCGAGCGCTGGTTGCCGGAACGCCTGCATGAACAACTGCAGCAGACCCCGGAGCGCACCGCGCTGCTCTGGGACGGCGGGCAACTGAGCTTTGCCGAACTCCACGCCCAGGCCAACCGCCTGGCCCATTACCTGCGGGACAAGGGCGTCGGCCCGGACGTGTGCGTGGCCATCGCCGCCGAGCGTTCGCCGCAACTGCTGATCGGCCTGCTGGCGATCATCAAGGCCGGCGGCGCCTACGTGCCCCTGGACCCGGATTACCCCGCCGAGCGCTTGGCCTACATGCTCGAAGACAGCGGCGTGCAACTGCTGCTGACCCAGACCCATCTGCTGGGCCAGATGCCCCAGGCCCCAGGTATCAGCACCATCGCCCTGGACAGCCTCAAGCTCGACAGCTGGCCGAGCCAGGCCCCGGGCCTGCACCTGGACGGCGACCACCTGGCCTACGTGATCTACACCTCCGGCTCCACCGGCCAGCCCAAGGGCGTGGGCAACACCCATCGCGCCTTGATGGAGCGCCTGCAATGGATGCAGGACAGCTACCAGCTGCAAGCCGACGATGTGCTTATGCAGAAGGCTCCCATCAGCTTCGACGTGTCGGTGTGGGAGTGCTTCTGGCCGCTGATCACTGGTTGCCGCCTGCTGCTTGCCGCCCCCGGCGAGCACCGCGATCCCCATCGCATCGCCCAGCTGGTACGGGAATATGGCGTGACCACGCTGCACTTCGTGCCGCCGCTGTTGCAGCTGTTTGTCGATGAGCCGCTGAGCGCCGAATGCCACAGCCTGCGCCGAGTGTTCTCCGGTGGCGAAGCCTTGCCCGCCGAACTGCGCAACCGGCTGTTGCAGCAGTTGCCGAACGCGCAACTGCACAACCGCTACGGCCCCACCGAAACCGCGATCAACGTCACCCATTGGCAGTGTTCGGTGGAGGACGGCGAGCGCTCGCCCATTGGCCGGCCGCTGGGCAATGTGCTGTGCCGGGTGCTGGATGCCGAGCTCAACCTGCTGCCGGTCGGGGTGCCCGGCGAGCTGTGCATCAGCGGCCAGGGCCTGGCCCGGGGTTACCTGGGACGCCCGGCGCTGACCGCCGAACGCTTTGTGGTCGACCCCCTGAGTGAGGAGGGCGCGCGCCTGTACCGCACCGGCGATCGGGTGCGCTGGTGCGCTGACGGCGTGCTGGAATACCTCGGCCGCCTCGACCAGCAGGTCAAGCTGCGGGGCTTTCGGGTCGAGCCCCAGGAAATCGAAGCCCGGCTGCTGGCCCAGGACGGCGTGGCCCAGGCCGCGGTGCTGGTGCGCGACACCGTCGCCGGCCCGCAGTTGATCGGCTACTACACCGCCCAGGCCAGCGACGAAGATGAAACCGAGCAATGTGCTCGGCTGACCACTGCCCTGGCCGCCGAACTGCCGGAGTACATGGTGCCGGCGCAGCTGCTGCGCCTGGACGCCATGCCCCTGAGCCCCAGTGGCAAGCTGGATCGCCGGGCCCTGCCGGAGCCGCAATGGCAGGTGCGCGAACACGTCGAACCGAGCACCGATCTGGAACGGCAGATCGCGCAGATCTGGCGCGAAGTGCTGGGCCAGCCACGGATCGGCCTCAAGGACGACTTCTTCGCCCTGGGCGGGCATTCGCTGCTGGCCACCCAGATCATTTCCCGCACCCGCCAGGCCTGCGACGTCGAGTTGCCACTGCGGGCGCTGTTCGAAGCCAGCGAGCTGGGGGACTTTGCCGAACAGGTGCTGCTGATCCAGCAGTCCGGCGCGCGCAACCAGCAGCCGCCGATTGCCCGGGTCGACCGCAGCCAGCCGGTGCCGCTGTCCTACTCCCAGCAGCGCATGTGGTTCCTCTGGCAGATGGAGCCCGACAGCCCGGCCTACAACGTCGGCGGCATGGCGCGGCTGTCCGGGGTGCTCGACGTGGGGCGCTTCGAGGCCGCGTTGCAGGCGTTGATCCTGCGCCACGAAACCCTGCGCACCACTTTCCCCAGCGTCAATGGCGTGGCCCATCAGCAGGTGCAGGCCTACACCGGCCTGCGCATGGCCTGGAAGGACTTCTCGGCCCTGGCTCCGGATGCCCGGCAACAACGCCTGCAACAACTGGCGGACAGCGAAGCGCACCAGCCCTTCGACCTGGAAACCGGCCCCTTGCTGCGTGCCTGCCTGGTCAAGGCCGGCGAGCAGGAGCACTACTTCGTCCTGACCCTGCACCACATCGTCACCGAAGGCTGGGCCATGGACATCTTCGCCCGCGAGCTGGGCGCGCTGTACGAAGCCTTTCTCGACGACCGCGAGTCCCCGCTGGAACCCTTGCCGGTGCAGTACCTGGACTACAGCGTGTGGCAGCGCCAGTGGCTGGAATCCGGCGAGCGCCAGCGCCAGCTGGACTACTGGACCGGGCAACTGGGCCGCGAACACCCGCTGCTGGAACTGCCCAGCGACCGGCCGCGTCCCGCGGTGCAAAGCCACCAGGGCGAGCTGTACCGCTTCGATTTGAGCGACGAACTGGCGGCCCGGGTGCGGTCCTTCAATGCCGAGCACGGCCTGACCCTGTTCATGACCATGACCGCCGCACTGTCGGTGCTGCTGTACCGCTACAGCGGCCAGAGCGACCTGCGCATCGGCGCGCCGGTGGCCAACCGCATCCGCCCGGAAAGCGAAGGGCTGATCGGCGCCTTCCTCAATACCCAGGTGCTGCGTTGCCAGCTCGACGGGCAGATGAGCGTCGGCCAGTTGCTGGAGCAGGTGCGCCACACCGTGATCGAGGGCCAGTCGCACCAGGACCTGCCCTTCGACCAACTGGTGGAAGCCTTGCAACCGCCGCGCAGCACCGCCTACAACCCGCTGTTCCAGGTGATGTGCAACGTCCAGCGCTGGGAATTCCAGCAAAGCCGGCAACTGGCGGGCATGACCGTGGACTACCTGGTCAACGATGCCCGGGCCACCAAGTTCGACCTCAACCTGGAAGTCACCGACCTGGATCAACGCCTGGGCTGCTGCCTGACCTACAGCACCGACCTGTTCGACGAGCCGCGGATTGCGCGCATGGCCGCCCATTGGCGCAACCTGCTGCAGGCCCTGATTGACGATCCGCAACGGCGCCTGTGCGAACTGCCGCTGCTGCACGCCGAGGAACAGCAGCAACTGCTGGACAGCCTGAGCGTCGAGCCCGGCGAGCACCGCCTGGACCAGTGCATCCACCACCTGTTCAGCGAACAGGCCCTGGCCCGTCGCGACGCCCCGGCCCTGACCTTCGCCGGGCAGACCCTGAGCTACAGCGAACTGGACAGCCGCGCCAACCGCCTGGCCTGGATGCTTCGTGAGCGTGGCGTGGGCCCGCAGGTGCGGGTCGGCCTGGCCCTGGAGCGCTCCCTGGAGATGGTCGTCGGCCTGCTGGCGATCCTCAAGGCCGGCGGCGCCTACGTGCCGCTGGACCCGGAATACCCGCTGGACCGCCTGCACTACATGATCGAAGACAGCGGCATTGGTTTGCTGCTCAGCGATGCGCGGATGTTCGCCGCCCTGGGCGAGTTGCCGGCGAGTGTCGGTCGTTGGTGCCTGGAGGAGGACGGCGCGTTGCTGGCCGACTACCCGGCCAGCGAATTGCCCTTTATCAGCCTGCCCCAGCATCAGGCGTACCTGATCTACACCTCCGGCTCCACCGGCCAGCCCAAGGGCGTGGTGGTGTCCCACGGGGAAATCGCCATGCACTGCCAGGCGGTGATCCGCCGCTTCGGCATGCGCCCGGACGACTGCGAGCTGCACTTCTATTCCATCAACTTCGACGCCGCCACCGAGCGCCTGCTGGTGCCGCTGCTCAGCGGCGCCCAGT
Protein-coding sequences here:
- a CDS encoding non-ribosomal peptide synthetase, whose product is MTDAFELPSTLAQALQRRAVLAPDQVALRFLAQEQEQNVVLSYRDLDLRARTIAAALQANAEFGDRAVLLFPSGPDYVAAFFGCLYAGVIAVPAYPPESTRRHHQERLLSILADAEPRLLLTSAGLRDALLQMDELKAAGAPQLLCVDTLDAGLAEDWQAVELKDHDIAFLQYTSGSTALPKGVQVSHGNLVANELLIRRGFGIDLNPDDVIVSWLPLYHDMGLIGGLLQPIFSGVPCVLMSPAYFLARPVRWLEAISEYGGTISGGPDFAYRLCSERVSESALEHLDLSRWRVAYSGSEPIRLDTLEGFAEKFSACGFSEQHFLASYGLAEATLFVAGGVRGQGIPALRLDDQALAQNRAEPGAGSAMMSCGFSQPEHAVLVMDPQQLGELPDNRIGEVWAAGPSIAHGYWRNPEATAKTFVQHAGRTWLRTGDLGFLRDGELFITGRLKDLLIVRGHNLYPQDIEKTIECEVEVVRKGRVAAFAVSDQGQEGIGIAAEISRSVQKILPPEALIKAIRQAVAEACQEAPSVVVLLNPGALPKTSSGKLQRSACRTRLADGSLDHYALFPQAGSATADAVASTGDALQTLIGRIWQEQLQCAAVAADDHFFLLGGNSIAATQVTARLREELGLELSLRLLFEAPTLGAFSAAVARLQQDGGVAQGSIQALSRQQPLPQSLAQNRLWITWQLDPHSSAYNIPGGLRLRGELDEDALRASFQHLLQRHEALRTRFFERDGQALQQVDAAGEFNLQVIDISDLPVAEREARAWQIREDEARTQFDLEKGPLYWATLIRLDDEEHQLLLTLHHIIADGWSLNVLIDEFSRLYAAAVQGQRLELAPLALQYADYGSWQRQWLAQGEGQRQLDYWKQQLSDEAPVLSLATDHPRSAQVRHSAARHSQRLGVTLSEAVRQTAQAWQVTPFMLLLATFQTLLHRYSGQSEIRIGVPNANRPRLETQGLLGFFINTQVLRGRLDGRQTFAELLQQTRRSVLEAQAHQDLPFEQLLEAFPDAREQGLFQVMFNHQQRDLSALRRLPGLLAEELPWHSREAKFDLQLHSEEDRNGRLSLAFDYADELFEAATIERLAGHFISLLEHACQQPDSALGDLSLLGKAEAAQLQQWSVAPCASAERWLPERLHEQLQQTPERTALLWDGGQLSFAELHAQANRLAHYLRDKGVGPDVCVAIAAERSPQLLIGLLAIIKAGGAYVPLDPDYPAERLAYMLEDSGVQLLLTQTHLLGQMPQAPGISTIALDSLKLDSWPSQAPGLHLDGDHLAYVIYTSGSTGQPKGVGNTHRALMERLQWMQDSYQLQADDVLMQKAPISFDVSVWECFWPLITGCRLLLAAPGEHRDPHRIAQLVREYGVTTLHFVPPLLQLFVDEPLSAECHSLRRVFSGGEALPAELRNRLLQQLPNAQLHNRYGPTETAINVTHWQCSVEDGERSPIGRPLGNVLCRVLDAELNLLPVGVPGELCISGQGLARGYLGRPALTAERFVVDPLSEEGARLYRTGDRVRWCADGVLEYLGRLDQQVKLRGFRVEPQEIEARLLAQDGVAQAAVLVRDTVAGPQLIGYYTAQASDEDETEQCARLTTALAAELPEYMVPAQLLRLDAMPLSPSGKLDRRALPEPQWQVREHVEPSTDLERQIAQIWREVLGQPRIGLKDDFFALGGHSLLATQIISRTRQACDVELPLRALFEASELGDFAEQVLLIQQSGARNQQPPIARVDRSQPVPLSYSQQRMWFLWQMEPDSPAYNVGGMARLSGVLDVGRFEAALQALILRHETLRTTFPSVNGVAHQQVQAYTGLRMAWKDFSALAPDARQQRLQQLADSEAHQPFDLETGPLLRACLVKAGEQEHYFVLTLHHIVTEGWAMDIFARELGALYEAFLDDRESPLEPLPVQYLDYSVWQRQWLESGERQRQLDYWTGQLGREHPLLELPSDRPRPAVQSHQGELYRFDLSDELAARVRSFNAEHGLTLFMTMTAALSVLLYRYSGQSDLRIGAPVANRIRPESEGLIGAFLNTQVLRCQLDGQMSVGQLLEQVRHTVIEGQSHQDLPFDQLVEALQPPRSTAYNPLFQVMCNVQRWEFQQSRQLAGMTVDYLVNDARATKFDLNLEVTDLDQRLGCCLTYSTDLFDEPRIARMAAHWRNLLQALIDDPQRRLCELPLLHAEEQQQLLDSLSVEPGEHRLDQCIHHLFSEQALARRDAPALTFAGQTLSYSELDSRANRLAWMLRERGVGPQVRVGLALERSLEMVVGLLAILKAGGAYVPLDPEYPLDRLHYMIEDSGIGLLLSDARMFAALGELPASVGRWCLEEDGALLADYPASELPFISLPQHQAYLIYTSGSTGQPKGVVVSHGEIAMHCQAVIRRFGMRPDDCELHFYSINFDAATERLLVPLLSGAQLVLRAQGQWDAEEICQLIRQHRISILGFTPSYGSQLAQHLAIQQQTLPVRMCITGGEALTGEHLQRIRAAFQPNLFFNAYGPTETVVMPLASLAPQQLAEGVASVPIGRIVGARVAYILDADLALVPQGATGELYVGGAGLAQGYHRRPGMSAERFVADPFSGDGGRLYRTGDLVRQCADGQLEYIGRVDHQVKIRGFRIELGEIETRLLDHPAVREAVVLALDTPAGKQLAGYLVTEVAEHNEAQQANLREALKQQLKTQLPDYMVPTHLILLESMPLTANGKLDRRALPMPDPELNRQQYVAPSNDLEQTLAKVWGEVLNVQQVGLNDNFFELGGDSILSIQVVSRARQLGLHFTPRDLFQHQTVQTLARVASHTQRVSAEQGPLSGEAPLTPIQHWFFDSRIPQPQHWNQALLLEPLGVLDAQRLEQALLAVLEQHDALRLRFSQADGQWRAEYLPLSDAPVLWQVRVPSMATCEALFADAQRSLDLEHGPLLRAVLVDGPEGEQRLLLAIHHLVVDGVSWRVLLEDLQNAYRQLQAGQALNLPAKTSALRDWSSRLQAYAGSESLREELNWWQQQLAGPAAQLPGLNAAGSQQHQQAQSHSVTLDAERTRQLLQQAPAAYRTQVNDLLLTALARVLCRWSGQPSALVQLEGHGREALFDEIDLTRSVGWFTSAYPLRLTPLQVEEAAGQGASIKAIKEQLRAVPHKGLGYGVLRYLADDACREALAALPLAPVTFNYLGQFDQSFGADALLRPLDESVGPTHAPEAPLPNELSIDSQVYGGELVLRWTYSGERFDAELIGELADAYLGELHSLIAHCLKDDAGGLTPSDFPLARLTQAQLDGLPVPAVQIEDVYPLTPMQEGMLLHTLLEPGTGLYYMQDRYRINSELDPERFAQAWQVVVARHEALRASFCWNVGEDMLQVIHKPGRTPIEFLDWSAVPEAEQEPKLQALHKQEREAGFDLLNQAPFHLRLIRVGAARYWFMMSNHHILIDAWCRSLLMNDFFEIYTALGEGREVQLAVPPRYRDYIGWLQHQSLSEARQWWRHNLEGFERTTPIPSDRPFLREHAGDSGGMIVGDCYTRLDARDGAQLRELAQQHQLTVNTFAQAAWALVLRRMSGDRDVLFGVTVAGRPVDMPEMQRTVGLFINSIALRVKLPEEGQRCSVRQWLGDLLDRNMQLREYEYLPLVAIQECSELPKGQPLFDSLFVFENAPVEVSVLDRAQSLNASSDSGRTHTNFPITAVCYPGDDLGLHLSYDQRYFEQATIERLLGEFKRLLLALMQGLHGDMAELALLGEEEQDFLLAGCNQSAHEYPLESSYVELFEARVAAHPQRVAASCLDRRYSYAELNRYSNRLGHALIANGVGFDQPVALLAERGLELLGMIIGSFKAGAGYLPLDPGLPSQRLGRIIELSRTPILVCSAACREQALALLDEFACAGRPRLLVWEELQGAGHAEHNPGRYSAPDNLAYVIYTSGSTGLPKGVMVEQRGMLNNQLSKVPYLHLSEADVIAQTASQSFDISVWQFLAAPLFGARVDIVPNTIAHDPQGLLAHVEEQGITVLESVPSLIQGMLAQDAIALDGLRWMLPTGEAMPPELAHQWLLRYPQIGLVNAYGPAECSDDVAFFRVDLASTRGAYLPIGTPTDNNRLYLMDEALALVPLGAVGELCVAGTGVGRGYVSDPVRTALAFVPHPFGAAGERLYRTGDLARRRSDGVLEYVGRIDHQVKIRGYRIELGEIEARLHEQPELRDAAVGVQEGVNGKHLVGYLVASDSSLSPSECLERIKPRLRAELPEYMVPLHWLWLQRLPLNANGKLDRKALPALEIGQLQSQDYQAPGNELEQTLADIWAEVLKVERVGVRDNFFELGGHSLLATQIASRVQKTLQRNVPLRAMFECSTVQELAAYIDGLGANAISEEKVDRLSDLMAELEGL